The Macaca mulatta isolate MMU2019108-1 chromosome 19, T2T-MMU8v2.0, whole genome shotgun sequence sequence agaaaaatggaataggACAACTGAAAACTTTGCCATATTGCTTACATACATAGGGTTACTCTCCGCTATGAACTCTTTCATGTATTCGAAAGGAACGGGAACACTTGAAGGCTTTACCACATTGTTGACAcgcatagggtttctctccagtgtgagttcgttCATGGATTCGAAAGGAACGTGAGCAACTGAAGGCTTTatcacattgtttacattcatagggtttctctccagtgtgagtcctttcatgcATTCGAACAGAACTAGAACAACTGAAGGCCTTACCACATTGTTTACActcataaggtttctctccagtgtgagtcctttcatgtATTCGAATGGAACTGGAACAACTAAACGCCTTACCACACTGTTTACattcgtagggtttctctccagtgtgagtcctttcatgcATTCGAAAGGAACTGGAACAACTGAAGGCTTTACCAcactgtttacattcatagggtttctctccagtgtgagtcctttcatgcatccgaaaggaactagaaaaactaaAGGCTTTACCAcactgtttacattcatagggtttctctccagtgtgaattctttCATGCATTCGAAAGGAACTGGAACAactgaaggcttttccacactgtttacattcatagggtttctctccagtgtgagtcctttcatgtATTCGAACAGAACTGGAACAACTGAAGGCTTTACCACACTGTTTACATTCAtggggtttctctccagtgtgagttctttCATGCATTCGAAAGGAACTGGAACAACTGAAGGCTTTACCACACTGTTTACATTCaaagggtttctctccagtgtgagttcgttCATGGATTTGAAAAGAACTAGGACAAtcaaaggctttcccacattccttgcATTTATAAGGTCCATTTCCAGTGTGCATTATCATATGTCTTCGATAGCTTGGAAGAGAAATGAatgctttcccacattccttacaatcatagggtttctctcctgtatgaatCCTTTCATGTTTTCTAAAGGAACTAGGAAAActgaaggctttgccacattttttacatttatagggtttttctccagtgtgaatcCTTTCATGACTTCGAAAGGATGTGGGACAACTAAGAGCTTTACCACATTGCTTACACTGATAGGGTTTTTCcccagtgtgagtcctttcatgtATTTGAAAAGTTTGGTAATAtctgaaggcttttccacattgtttacattcatagggtttctctccagagTGAGTTCTTTCATGATTTCGAAAAGAGCTGGGATGACTGAATGttttcccacattctttacatttatagggtttctctcctgtgtgcaTTCTCATGTGTCCTCGAAAGGTTGTGTGATAAatgaaggccttcccacattccttacattcataaggtttctctccagtatgagttctTTCATGTATTTGAAAGGAACTGGGCCAACTGAAAGCCTTACCACACTGcttacatttgtagggtttctctccagtgtgagttctttCATGGATTCGAAATGAACTTCGAAAGCTGAATctcttcccacattccttacattcatatgACTTCTCTCCATATTTATGATACTCATATGATCTATGTTCAGTATGAGATCTCATGTGCCTATTAAGAGATGAATGACACATATAGTCCTTTCCACACATACTGCATTCATATGGTTTTACCCTAGTAAAAGTTTTCTTGTTTGGTTTAGGATTTGGAGTCTGACTGATGGTTTCTCCAAACTGACTACCTTCTTTCCTTTCACAGAGCCTCTCTACCATATGActtctgtgagaaaaaaaaaaaaaaagcacacaattagtggcttttaaaaataattttataattattatttcacaATCATTAGTAGGTAGTAGAATTACACTTTTGCCATTTTCAGGGGAAGTGTATGTTATGAATGCTCAGGAAGAGTACTTGACCAGAGCCATtatcaaaacaataaaactcataatatagagttctttttttttttttgagaagagtcttGATCTGCTGCCGAGGcggcagtgcagtggcacaatcttggctcactgcaacctccatctcctgggttcaagcaattctgcctcagcctcacgagtagctgggattacaggaccccaccaccacacctggctaatttttggattttcagtagaggcagggttttgccatgttggccaggctagcctcgaactccacacctcaggtgatctgcccacctcagcatctcaaagtgctgggattacaggcatgagccaccatgcctggccaaaattcaTAATATAGAGTTTCTTAATATTGTTTCCaggtgaaatatttttcaaatactgaacaactgtaccttttttttttttttttttttttttgagacagagtcttgctctatcccccaggctggagtgcagtggcgcgatctcggctcactgcaagctccgtctcccgggttcacgccattctcctgcctcagcctcctgagtagctgggactacaagtgcctgccaccgcgcccggtgtattttttgtatttttagtggagacggggtttcaccttggtctcgatctcctgaccttgtgatccgcccgcctcggcctcccaaagtgctgggattacaggcgtgagccacagtgcccagccatctgtaccatttttaagaaaactttctTGGCAAcaattttcaacaaataaatatgaaatgggGCTTCTTccaattattcattttttaaacttaatgcCATGCTAAGATTCTCTCATAAGacagtattttcttttgtaagtACAACTCACCTTAGCTTTCTCCCCTGATTTTTGTGGTCCTCAGTGTTCTTCTCCTCCCAGTTTTCCCCTAAAATGCAGGCCCAGAAAAATCATTAAAACTATTTGAAATTATAGAAAAAGTATTAGATTCTAAATCTAGGATGAGCTGTTATCCTGTCTGATTTATTTACCAAAGTATTCCCTTTCAACATCCTAAACCTTGGAACCTTGTTGATGAACAAGAAACACTTGTTCTCTAATTGACTAAGTGAGGGAATAATTTCAGTCTTACCTATAGAGGCCAAGTTAACAAAGGTTTCTTGCATCACATCTCTGTAGAGTTTCTTCTGAGAGGGACCCAGCAAAGCCCACTCCTCCTGGGTGaagttcacagccacatcctcaaagaCCACTGAGTCCTGAAACATCCCACATGTATAGAGGAGGACGGGTGAGACTGACAGCACTGAGGATATATACTCAGTTCATTAAAAGTCCatatataattcctttttctccatttatcCTATAACTTTGACATCAGAACTCAAATCTCTGTCCACACTTACTTCTTCATAAATTTAACACCACCatgaatatttggaaattatttttacatttttactatgATCACTTCAAGTCTTCTGCTCTCCAATGACAGGACACACAGCATCTTGGAGAAATGCTatagaaatgaaacaaatatttccAGTTTAAGACGAACAATTCCTtgtaagaaaaatactttttatctcCTGCCTTATCATGTACTATATCACTTAGCATCCCATGAAACACAGGGTCAAATCTGTAcgagatttgtgtgtgtgtgtgtgagatggagtcttgctctgttgcccaggctggagtacagtggcgccatctcggctcactgcaacctccacctccggggttcacgccattctcctgcctcaacctccccagtaactgggactacaggcacccgccactatgcccggctaattttttgtatatttagtagagacggggtttcaccatgttagccaggatggtctcgatctcctgacctcgtgatccgcccacctcggcctcccaaagtgctggcattacagatgaggtcaggagattgagaccatcctggctaacacagtcaaaccctgtctctaataaaaacacaaaaaaacagctgggcgtggtggcaggcgcctgtagtcccagctattcaggaggctgaggccgaatggtgtgaacccgggaggtggagcttgcagtgagccaagatcatgccactgcactccagcctaggtgacagagcgagactatgtctcaaaaaaaaaaaaaaaaaaaaaagagtggcttAGTGTGCCTAAATGGTTTATGGAATCAATAGAGTATATACTGaactccttttttcctttttagagtcTGGACTTTTTCACATGCCAAGAGGATGCCTACTTGATCAGCCCCCCAAAAGCACTGTGAGCACTGGGTCTCTAATGAGCTTCCCTAGCCGACAATATATAATATCACCACTTGTTGCTTGGGGAATTGAGCCCATTCCATGTGATTACATGAGGAAAGAATATTTAAAGGCTTGCATCTGCTTTCCTCCATGCCAACTATGACTAAATAAGGCTAATGAAGGATATTTAAcaatcctaattttaaaaagtgttattgGGTAAACTCAAAGCAGAATTAAATTAAGGTGAAAGTTGGTACATGTTCTTAGAACAAACTCAGTGTCAACAAGATGCCACTGCTCCCAAATGATATCTTTATAAAATTCTACAAATCCCTAAAACAGACTTATTAAGAGTCAAGAAAAACTACTTTTCCAAACCTAAGAGGAACAATAAATGTCAAACAATGGGTAAAGTCTTTTGAAGAGCAACATAAATACTTGCCTAGAATGTATCAAGGATTTTCAAACTATAACCCTCCTAACAGCATAACACGCAGAGAGATAAATAGAACAAGGGAGGGGGAAAGTGTCTTCAATGGActggcatttatttttttatttatttatttatttatttttttttgagacggagtctcgctgtgtcacccaggctggagtgcagtggcgcgatctcggctcactgcaagctccgcctcccgggtttacgccattctcctgcctcagcctccgagtagctgggactacaggcgcccgccaccacgcccggctagttttttgtatttttagtagagacggggtttcaccatgttagccaggatggtctcgatctcctgacctcgtgatccacccgcctcggcctcccaaagtgctgggattacagggttgagccaccgcgcccggccaatggaCTGGCATTTATAAGGAAAATTGATTAATGATAGAGCAAGCATTGTAGGGGAATGGAAGAGATCACTAACACTTTAATACATGTAGAAGAGACAAACTGTTATCTAATTGGAAAAAGCATTGCATTAGCTCTATTCCATAGACAATAA is a genomic window containing:
- the ZNF709 gene encoding zinc finger protein 709 isoform X3, translated to MGSPHPKRASRVVVGAVLAAGEVDRTPGHPRVWEMDSVVFEDVAVNFTQEEWALLGPSQKKLYRDVMQETFVNLASIGENWEEKNTEDHKNQGRKLRHMRSHTEHRSYEYHKYGEKSYECKECGKRFSFRSSFRIHERTHTGEKPYKCKQCGKAFSWPSSFQIHERTHTGEKPYECKECGKAFIYHTTFRGHMRMHTGEKPYKCKECGKTFSHPSSFRNHERTHSGEKPYECKQCGKAFRYYQTFQIHERTHTGEKPYQCKQCGKALSCPTSFRSHERIHTGEKPYKCKKCGKAFSFPSSFRKHERIHTGEKPYDCKECGKAFISLPSYRRHMIMHTGNGPYKCKECGKAFDCPSSFQIHERTHTGEKPFECKQCGKAFSCSSSFRMHERTHTGEKPHECKQCGKAFSCSSSVRIHERTHTGEKPYECKQCGKAFSCSSSFRMHERIHTGEKPYECKQCGKAFSFSSSFRMHERTHTGEKPYECKQCGKAFSCSSSFRMHERTHTGEKPYECKQCGKAFSCSSSIRIHERTHTGEKPYECKQCGKAFSCSSSVRMHERTHTGEKPYECKQCDKAFSCSRSFRIHERTHTGEKPYACQQCGKAFKCSRSFRIHERVHSGE
- the ZNF709 gene encoding zinc finger protein 709 isoform X4, encoding MQETFVNLASIGENWEEKNTEDHKNQGRKLRHMRSHTEHRSYEYHKYGEKSYECKECGKRFSFRSSFRIHERTHTGEKPYKCKQCGKAFSWPSSFQIHERTHTGEKPYECKECGKAFIYHTTFRGHMRMHTGEKPYKCKECGKTFSHPSSFRNHERTHSGEKPYECKQCGKAFRYYQTFQIHERTHTGEKPYQCKQCGKALSCPTSFRSHERIHTGEKPYKCKKCGKAFSFPSSFRKHERIHTGEKPYDCKECGKAFISLPSYRRHMIMHTGNGPYKCKECGKAFDCPSSFQIHERTHTGEKPFECKQCGKAFSCSSSFRMHERTHTGEKPHECKQCGKAFSCSSSVRIHERTHTGEKPYECKQCGKAFSCSSSFRMHERIHTGEKPYECKQCGKAFSFSSSFRMHERTHTGEKPYECKQCGKAFSCSSSFRMHERTHTGEKPYECKQCGKAFSCSSSIRIHERTHTGEKPYECKQCGKAFSCSSSVRMHERTHTGEKPYECKQCDKAFSCSRSFRIHERTHTGEKPYACQQCGKAFKCSRSFRIHERVHSGE
- the ZNF709 gene encoding zinc finger protein 709 isoform X2; the protein is MGSPHPKRASRVVVGAVLAAGEVDRTPGHPRVWEMDSVVFEDVAVNFTQEEWALLGPSQKKLYRDVMQETFVNLASIGENWEEKNTEDHKNQGRKLRSHMVERLCERKEGSQFGETISQTPNPKPNKKTFTRVKPYECSMCGKDYMCHSSLNRHMRSHTEHRSYEYHKYGEKSYECKECGKRFSFRSSFRIHERTHTGEKPYKCKQCGKAFSWPSSFQIHERTHTGEKPYECKECGKAFIYHTTFRGHMRMHTGEKPYKCKECGKTFSHPSSFRNHERTHSGEKPYECKQCGKAFRYYQTFQIHERTHTGEKPYQCKQCGKALSCPTSFRSHERIHTGEKPYKCKKCGKAFSFPSSFRKHERIHTGEKPYDCKECGKAFISLPSYRRHMIMHTGNGPYKCKECGKAFDCPSSFQIHERTHTGEKPFECKQCGKAFSCSSSFRMHERTHTGEKPHECKQCGKAFSCSSSVRIHERTHTGEKPYECKQCGKAFSCSSSFRMHERIHTGEKPYECKQCGKAFSFSSSFRMHERTHTGEKPYECKQCGKAFSCSSSFRMHERTHTGEKPYECKQCGKAFSCSSSIRIHERTHTGEKPYECKQCGKAFSCSSSVRMHERTHTGEKPYECKQCDKAFSCSRSFRIHERTHTGEKPYACQQCGKAFKCSRSFRIHERVHSGE
- the ZNF709 gene encoding zinc finger protein 709 isoform X1, with product MGSPHPKRASRVVVGAVLAAGEVDRTPGHPRVWEMAREPQDKRWMYLHSQDSVVFEDVAVNFTQEEWALLGPSQKKLYRDVMQETFVNLASIGENWEEKNTEDHKNQGRKLRSHMVERLCERKEGSQFGETISQTPNPKPNKKTFTRVKPYECSMCGKDYMCHSSLNRHMRSHTEHRSYEYHKYGEKSYECKECGKRFSFRSSFRIHERTHTGEKPYKCKQCGKAFSWPSSFQIHERTHTGEKPYECKECGKAFIYHTTFRGHMRMHTGEKPYKCKECGKTFSHPSSFRNHERTHSGEKPYECKQCGKAFRYYQTFQIHERTHTGEKPYQCKQCGKALSCPTSFRSHERIHTGEKPYKCKKCGKAFSFPSSFRKHERIHTGEKPYDCKECGKAFISLPSYRRHMIMHTGNGPYKCKECGKAFDCPSSFQIHERTHTGEKPFECKQCGKAFSCSSSFRMHERTHTGEKPHECKQCGKAFSCSSSVRIHERTHTGEKPYECKQCGKAFSCSSSFRMHERIHTGEKPYECKQCGKAFSFSSSFRMHERTHTGEKPYECKQCGKAFSCSSSFRMHERTHTGEKPYECKQCGKAFSCSSSIRIHERTHTGEKPYECKQCGKAFSCSSSVRMHERTHTGEKPYECKQCDKAFSCSRSFRIHERTHTGEKPYACQQCGKAFKCSRSFRIHERVHSGE